Genomic segment of Bdellovibrio bacteriovorus:
CCGGAAGAGCTTGAGCTAGTGACGCCGACCCCCAAAAGAACACTGCGGTTAGTAAAAGTCCGATATTTTTCATGAGCGCAGTTTTAACAGACTTCCACTATTTCCCACAGAGGGCCCCGGTCCTTTCAGAAATCTTTCCAGTGTCGTCGTGTTCCTAGACCAAGGCCCGGACCCATAAGTTTTGCTAATGCGTGTTATAACAAAATGCGTAATTCCTAAATTATTTCATATATTTAGAGCCATTTTGACCACCTTTCTTCGGCATCAACGTTGCATTAACGAAACAGTGTAGGCAGCGCGGGTTTGGGGGCGAATTTACCGCGAGCTGAGGGGGGCCAGGCGGCTTCACTGGGAAAAAAATTCAGAACGTTAACCGAATTTAGACAGAAGCGAGTCAAAGTATGGAGAGAGATCTTTTAGTATCGGATCTTGAACTGGTTGAAAAAGTAAAGTCTGGTGACAGACGCTCTTTTTCCGAACTCGTGAAACGACATCAAAGAAGTGTGCTGCGACTGAGTTTGAGGTTTGTGAAGGACATGGACACGGCGGAAGATGTGACGCAAGAAGCGTTCATCAAAGCTTACGAGAAGCTGAACTCTTTCGAGGGCAGAGCTTCTTTTAAAAGCTGGTTGTTTCAGATTGCTGTGAATACAGCACGAAACAAAATCCGCGAGTGGAAAAGGGATACCGTCGACATAGATGATGTGCAGCTGGCAGTGGATGCTGAAGCTGAAACAACTCTGGTTCACACGGCGGTGGCTGACATCCTTCAGCAAGAGGTGGAGAAATTACCCTTCAAACAAAAAACAGCGTTGGTCCTTCGTGTTTACGAAGACCTTAGCTTTAACGAGATTGCCGATATTATGGAGTGTCCTTACGACACTGCGAAGGCGAATTACCGCCACGCTCTCCTTAAACTTCGTCAAACTTTTGAGCAAAAAGCAGAGCTCAAAAATTGGACGGAAGAAGTAGGTGGTTTCTTTATGGAAGTGAATCAAAGATTTGCGGAAGCAGAAGGATAATCAATGGATCGTATGGATCGATTAGATAAAGTTCGAAAAGGACTTAAGAAAGCCGATGATCT
This window contains:
- a CDS encoding RNA polymerase sigma factor → MERDLLVSDLELVEKVKSGDRRSFSELVKRHQRSVLRLSLRFVKDMDTAEDVTQEAFIKAYEKLNSFEGRASFKSWLFQIAVNTARNKIREWKRDTVDIDDVQLAVDAEAETTLVHTAVADILQQEVEKLPFKQKTALVLRVYEDLSFNEIADIMECPYDTAKANYRHALLKLRQTFEQKAELKNWTEEVGGFFMEVNQRFAEAEG